The Eubalaena glacialis isolate mEubGla1 chromosome 3, mEubGla1.1.hap2.+ XY, whole genome shotgun sequence nucleotide sequence TCCTGGAAGGCCACCATAACTGCTGGATCCTGCATGCCTGCAAGAACCTCTGGATCACTAAGAATTTCATTGAGCCCAGGCATTCTTGCCATTCCAGGCATGCCCCCTCCCATTCTAGGCATTCCTCCAGGAAAATTACCAGGCATTCCGCCAGGAAAACCACCTGGAAAAGAGCCATACTGAGCTCCTGATTGTCGTCtggcttcttcctccctctgggcTCTCATGTTCTTCCCGAGCATTCTTGaccctttctgttctttctttgctctctctctcttcacgtTTTCGCTCATACTTTCTCTGACGTTCAGCAATTGTCTGGGCCCTTGGCTGAATTTCTTTCAGCATTGCACTAGCGTCTTCATCATAATCCAGCTTACAGGCAAGGGCAAGATCATGGGCAGCTTCTTCCCAATGGCCCAAAAGTCTGTGTGCTTTCCCTCGCCACTTGTATGGCTGAGCAGAATCAGGATTTATTTCAATAGCTCTGTCACAGTCTCGGATGGCAGCATTTGGCTTCTGTAATTTGATGAAGACACTCGCTCTCTTGGCATACAGAATGGCCAAACGAGGATTTAGCTTGATGGCATCTGTGAACAAGTCAATGGCTTTCTGTAGTTCACCAACATTTAGGGCATCAGTGGCAGCCACGTTTTTATCATTTGCCTGATCCATCATCTCCTCAGTTATCTCTACATTTTCATCTCCCATTTCTTGAGGGGCATCAGTGCCTGGTTCAAGCACACCTTCATTGTCAATTTCTAGATCACTTTCCTCACTTGATGGTTCGTCTgtctttatgttttcctctgccttcttactatctgttttttcttccttggtattttcttccagtttagcTTTATGAGTAGCAGGTGGTATTTTACCCCCATGCGCTCCACCCACTCCCTCAGGAAGCTCATTTCCTCGGTGTGCAGAACACTCGGGTCCTGCTTGCACAGTTTCACGAAGGCtcgaagcttgctcactttgccGGTGACCACGGTCCGGAAGCGGCAGGAGGCAGCAGGAGGCGGCGGGCGCGCGGAGGCTGTGGCCCCATCCCAGGCCCAGGCGCTAGCTCAGCGTGACCGCGTAAAGggcagtttgttttcttttttagattccacatataagtgatatcatactgaactaattctgtaaaattagttttaaaagatCCAAAAGCAGACCTGAAAAAGTCTAGACTAGAAGCTTCTGCTTTGATCTGTAATTTTACTTCCTTATtaaactttcttttcttcatggCAGCTATGCATTACAGTGGTTGTTCAGTAAATGCTCAAAGGAAGTAACAATTAGATCCTCCACTTACATATATTCTTATAGAAGACCACTTATCTTTTGACATCTCTCAACTTCCTGTCCAACTTTACGTACCGCTTGAATCCTTCACCTTCTACATGTTTTCCTGCATCGGAGCAGGTAATTCCTGACCCTTAATAAACCACGTGATTTATGTTTTCTTCCCTGTTCAT carries:
- the LOC133087122 gene encoding LOW QUALITY PROTEIN: hsc70-interacting protein-like (The sequence of the model RefSeq protein was modified relative to this genomic sequence to represent the inferred CDS: inserted 2 bases in 1 codon; deleted 2 bases in 1 codon), yielding MKKRKFNKEVKLQIKAEASSLDFFSAWAWDGATASARPPPPAASCRFRTVVTGKVSKLRAFVKLCKQDPSVLHTEEMSFLREWVERMGVKPPATHKAKLEENTKEEKTDSKKAEENIKTDEPSSEESDLEIDNEGVLEPGTDAPQEMGDENVEITEEMMDQANDKNVAATDALNVGELQKAIDLFTDAIKLNPRLAILYAKRASVFIKLQKPNAAIRDCDRAIEINPDSAQPYKWRGKAHRLLGHWEEAAHDLALACKLDYDEDASAMLKEIQPRAQTIAERQRKYERKREERESKERTERVKNAREEHXRAQREEEARRQSGAQYGSFPGGFPGGMPGNFPGGMPRMGGGMPGMARMPGLNEILSDPEVLAGMQDPAVMVAFQDVAQNLANMSKYQSNPKIMNLISELLAKFGSQA